A section of the Streptomyces sp. NBC_01408 genome encodes:
- a CDS encoding MerR family transcriptional regulator gives MRIGELASRAGVSVRSVRYYEEQGLLTSTRSPSGQRHYTNDEAERVAFIQRLYAAGLSSRTIAELLPCVDAPSEENSDSALERMALERERLSAHITDLLRTRDTLDTLMTAARAHRAQQGRAGAG, from the coding sequence GTGCGGATCGGCGAACTCGCGTCACGGGCCGGAGTCAGCGTCCGGTCCGTGCGCTACTACGAGGAGCAGGGGCTGCTCACGAGCACCCGCAGCCCCAGCGGGCAGCGGCACTACACGAACGACGAGGCCGAGCGAGTCGCGTTCATCCAGCGGCTCTACGCCGCGGGCCTGTCCAGCCGCACCATCGCCGAACTGCTGCCCTGCGTCGACGCGCCCAGCGAGGAGAACTCCGACTCCGCGCTGGAGCGCATGGCTCTGGAGCGCGAGCGCCTCTCGGCGCACATCACCGACCTCCTGCGCACCAGGGACACCCTCGACACCCTGATGACCGCAGCCCGCGCCCACCGAGCCCAACAGGGGCGGGCCGGGGCCGGGTGA
- a CDS encoding alkene reductase, with the protein MTTLFTGYRLGDLTLPNRVVMAPMTRVRAAAGGLATASMAAYYAQRATAGLIVSEGVQPSAVGQSNPGTPGLHTDAQVESWRPVTAAVHANGGRIFAQLMHGGRVSHADTTGLQPVGPSAVPAVGDVFTPGGPQPAPTPRALDTAEVPEHARSYARAARRAVDAGFDGVELHGANGYLISQFLSSNANLRTDRYGGPIGNRIRFAVEAAAATVEAVGGARTGIRLSPGARFWGVEDADVRELYTALLTELAPLGLAYVHLEATADEEVLVALRRAWPGTLVMNPVLPMGPKQAGRDDADHWLGLGADLISFGRAFLANPDLVERLRRGLPIAPADEATYYQGGDAGYLTYSAHQYTA; encoded by the coding sequence ATGACGACCCTCTTCACCGGATACCGGCTCGGTGACCTGACGCTGCCCAACCGGGTGGTCATGGCCCCGATGACCCGGGTCCGGGCCGCCGCCGGCGGCCTGGCGACCGCGTCGATGGCGGCCTACTACGCCCAGCGAGCCACGGCCGGGCTGATCGTGAGCGAGGGGGTGCAGCCGAGCGCGGTCGGGCAGTCCAACCCGGGTACACCGGGGCTGCACACCGACGCGCAGGTCGAGTCATGGCGCCCCGTGACCGCCGCCGTCCACGCCAACGGCGGACGGATCTTCGCCCAGCTCATGCACGGCGGCCGGGTATCGCATGCCGACACCACCGGTCTTCAGCCGGTCGGGCCCTCGGCCGTGCCCGCCGTCGGCGACGTGTTCACCCCGGGCGGGCCGCAGCCCGCTCCGACTCCGCGCGCGCTGGACACCGCCGAGGTGCCCGAGCACGCGCGGTCCTACGCCCGGGCCGCCCGCCGCGCCGTCGACGCGGGCTTCGACGGCGTGGAACTGCACGGCGCCAACGGCTACCTGATCTCGCAGTTCCTCTCCTCCAACGCCAACCTGCGCACGGACCGCTACGGAGGCCCGATCGGCAACCGGATCAGGTTCGCCGTCGAAGCGGCCGCCGCCACCGTCGAGGCCGTCGGCGGGGCCAGGACCGGCATCCGGCTCTCACCGGGCGCGAGGTTCTGGGGGGTCGAGGACGCCGACGTCCGCGAGCTCTACACCGCGCTGCTGACCGAGCTGGCACCCCTCGGGCTGGCGTACGTGCACCTCGAAGCCACCGCCGACGAAGAGGTGCTGGTCGCCCTGCGCCGGGCGTGGCCGGGCACCCTCGTCATGAACCCGGTGCTCCCGATGGGCCCGAAGCAGGCCGGCCGGGACGACGCCGACCACTGGCTCGGCCTGGGCGCCGATCTGATCAGCTTCGGCCGCGCCTTCCTCGCCAACCCCGACCTGGTCGAGCGGCTGCGGCGCGGGCTGCCGATCGCCCCCGCCGACGAGGCCACGTACTACCAGGGCGGCGACGCGGGCTACCTGACCTACTCGGCCCACCAGTACACGGCGTGA
- a CDS encoding 3'-5' exonuclease yields MSWISGALTAFDLETTGTDVESDRIVTAAVVRLDPDGTVAQERTWLLDPGVAIPEEASAIHGISTEHARTYGVPAAAAVEEIARAVAEGLRHGTPLVVMNARYDLSLLDRECRRHAVATVSERLGGVPSPVIDPLVIDKHVDKYRKGKRALYALCEHYGVSLDDAHDARADAVAAARVVRRMGERHRPVGAMTLADLQELQVRAAAEQSVSLQSYLRRTVDPEAVVEAAWPLIPRPRTP; encoded by the coding sequence ATGAGCTGGATCAGCGGAGCGCTGACCGCCTTCGACCTGGAGACCACGGGCACCGACGTGGAGAGCGACCGCATCGTCACTGCGGCGGTCGTCCGGCTGGACCCGGACGGAACGGTCGCACAGGAGCGGACCTGGCTGCTCGACCCCGGAGTGGCGATACCCGAGGAGGCGTCGGCGATCCACGGCATCTCGACGGAGCACGCCCGCACGTACGGCGTGCCGGCGGCTGCCGCCGTCGAGGAGATCGCGCGGGCCGTCGCCGAGGGACTGCGCCACGGGACGCCGCTGGTGGTGATGAACGCGCGGTACGACCTGTCCCTGCTGGACCGGGAGTGCCGGCGGCACGCGGTCGCCACGGTCAGCGAGCGGCTGGGCGGCGTACCCTCGCCGGTCATCGATCCGCTGGTGATCGACAAGCACGTGGACAAGTACCGCAAGGGCAAGCGGGCCCTGTACGCGCTGTGCGAGCACTACGGGGTGTCCCTCGACGACGCGCACGACGCGCGGGCCGACGCGGTGGCCGCCGCCCGGGTGGTGCGCCGCATGGGGGAGCGGCACCGGCCCGTCGGGGCGATGACCCTGGCCGATCTCCAGGAGCTCCAGGTGCGGGCGGCGGCCGAGCAGTCGGTCTCCCTCCAGAGCTACCTGCGGCGCACCGTGGACCCCGAGGCGGTCGTCGAAGCGGCCTGGCCGCTCATACCCCGCCCGCGGACCCCCTGA
- a CDS encoding SAV2148 family HEPN domain-containing protein has product MSSGGLELPPGDSGHEGGPADAPGGVSGGVPAGAVSLAGGPATAGGAAGARTGVELDWGADAWSEVRTRAQRAGRAYIWLNLIEQRLRAVVGAVLRPVYEPVHGGGDWVVAAAGPAGQEWVQRAVAVREVSRRKGYLLDSADDNVLSFLTLPQLRELMVQHWPCFEPYFDDRREIEQALDELEVTRNVVSRNRALSRAVLEQAERASARLLEVLGGGAGSPSADRLPIDAVEDLVGDRYADVISVHPDRVRLQRQLPAEDLFGGARRLDAIGIGLNLLVQNFSGRRLVRLSEAGCRVRLLFLNPASSAVKRRERELGLRKGELSRSVEMNILHVRRVRAGLRDPSRFDIHVFDETPRFTAYLVEGESSGIAVVQSYLRRARGMEAPVLVLRGGGRGVPKDADHGLFTTYREEFESVWEDSRPVS; this is encoded by the coding sequence GTGAGCTCGGGAGGTCTGGAGCTGCCCCCTGGTGACAGCGGTCACGAGGGCGGCCCGGCGGACGCCCCAGGAGGTGTCTCCGGGGGAGTTCCGGCCGGAGCGGTCTCCCTGGCGGGCGGGCCGGCGACGGCCGGGGGCGCCGCGGGCGCACGGACCGGGGTCGAACTGGACTGGGGCGCGGACGCCTGGAGCGAGGTCCGGACCCGGGCGCAGCGGGCCGGCCGGGCCTACATCTGGCTCAATCTGATCGAACAGCGGCTGCGGGCCGTGGTCGGGGCCGTGCTGCGGCCGGTCTACGAGCCGGTGCACGGCGGGGGCGACTGGGTGGTCGCCGCCGCGGGTCCCGCCGGGCAGGAGTGGGTGCAGCGGGCCGTGGCCGTGCGCGAGGTCAGCCGGCGAAAGGGCTACCTGCTCGATTCCGCCGACGACAACGTGCTGAGCTTCCTGACGCTCCCGCAGCTGCGGGAGCTGATGGTCCAGCACTGGCCCTGCTTCGAACCGTACTTCGACGACCGGCGGGAGATCGAGCAGGCCCTCGACGAGCTGGAGGTCACCCGCAACGTCGTCTCCCGCAACCGGGCGCTGTCGCGCGCCGTGCTGGAGCAGGCCGAGCGGGCCTCGGCGCGGCTGCTGGAGGTGCTGGGCGGAGGCGCGGGCAGCCCGTCGGCGGACCGGCTGCCCATCGACGCCGTCGAGGACCTGGTGGGCGACCGGTACGCGGACGTCATCTCGGTCCACCCGGACCGGGTGCGGCTCCAGCGGCAGCTCCCGGCGGAGGACCTCTTCGGCGGCGCGCGGCGCCTCGACGCCATCGGCATAGGCCTGAACCTGCTGGTCCAGAACTTCTCGGGGCGAAGACTCGTCCGGCTCTCGGAGGCCGGCTGCCGGGTCCGGCTGCTGTTCCTGAACCCGGCGAGCAGTGCGGTCAAGCGCCGCGAGCGGGAGCTGGGGCTGCGCAAGGGCGAGCTGAGCCGATCGGTGGAGATGAACATCCTGCACGTGCGGCGGGTGCGCGCGGGGCTGCGGGATCCCTCGCGCTTCGACATCCACGTCTTCGACGAGACCCCGCGCTTCACCGCCTACCTGGTGGAGGGGGAGTCCTCGGGCATCGCGGTGGTGCAGTCGTACCTGCGCCGGGCGCGGGGCATGGAGGCGCCGGTGCTGGTGCTGCGCGGCGGGGGCCGCGGCGTACCGAAGGACGCGGACCACGGGCTGTTCACGACCTACCGCGAGGAGTTCGAGTCGGTGTGGGAGGACTCCCGGCCGGTGTCCTGA
- the glgX gene encoding glycogen debranching protein GlgX, with the protein MQVWPGQAYPLGATYDGAGTNFAVYSEAARRIELCLLHDDGSETAVELRETDAFVRHAYLPGVMPGQRYGFRVHGPYEPERGMRCNAAKLLLDPYARAVSGRVDWSEAVYGYHFGRPDSRNDLDSAPHTMSSVVVNPYFDWANDRPPRHEYHHTVLYEAHVKGLTMHHPDLPEELRGTYGALAHPAVIGHLVKLGVTALELMPVHQFVNDHRLVNDGLSNYWGYNTIGFFAPHNGYASGDRGQQVLEFKSAVRALHEAGIEVILDVVYNHTAEGNHLGPTLSFRGLDNASYYRLSDNMRHYTDTTGTGNSLLMRSPHVLQLIMDSLRYWVTEMHVDGFRFDLAATLARQFHEVDRLSSFFDLVQQDPVVSQVKLIAEPWDLGEGGYQVGNFPPLWTEWNGKYRDTVRDLWRGQPRTLAEFAGRLTGSSDLYQDDGRRPLASINFTTCHDGFTLHDLVSYDEKHNEANREGNRDGESHNRSWNCGAEGPTEDPEILELRARQMRNFIATLMLSQGVPMLSHGDEFARTQGGNNNAYCQDNELSWVRWPEPGKPAPSLLEFTRQMVWLRRDHPVFRRRRFFHGRPVEGTHDELSDIAWFTPHGEEMRARDWQAQHARSLTVFLNGEAISEPGTRGERITDDSFLLMFNAGADPQDFTVPAGHGAEWRLVVDTARADVLPPGTGPQYAAGDRVALTGRCLVVLQRPA; encoded by the coding sequence ATGCAGGTCTGGCCGGGGCAGGCGTATCCGCTCGGCGCCACTTACGACGGCGCGGGCACCAATTTCGCGGTCTACTCCGAGGCCGCCCGACGCATCGAGCTGTGTCTCCTGCACGACGACGGCTCGGAGACGGCCGTCGAGCTGCGCGAGACGGACGCCTTCGTCCGGCACGCCTACCTGCCCGGCGTCATGCCGGGCCAGCGCTACGGATTCCGCGTCCACGGCCCCTACGAGCCCGAGCGGGGCATGCGGTGCAACGCGGCGAAGCTGCTGCTGGACCCGTACGCGCGGGCGGTCAGCGGCCGCGTCGACTGGAGCGAGGCGGTGTACGGCTACCACTTCGGCCGGCCCGACTCGCGCAACGACCTGGACTCGGCCCCGCACACGATGAGCTCGGTCGTGGTCAACCCGTACTTCGACTGGGCCAACGACCGGCCGCCGCGTCACGAGTACCACCACACCGTGCTCTACGAGGCGCACGTCAAGGGTCTGACCATGCACCATCCGGACCTCCCGGAGGAGCTGCGCGGCACGTACGGGGCGCTCGCGCACCCGGCGGTCATCGGGCACCTCGTCAAGCTCGGGGTGACGGCGCTGGAGCTGATGCCGGTGCACCAGTTCGTCAACGACCACCGGCTCGTCAACGACGGCCTGAGCAACTACTGGGGCTACAACACCATCGGTTTCTTCGCCCCGCACAACGGCTACGCCTCGGGCGACCGGGGCCAGCAGGTGCTGGAGTTCAAGTCCGCGGTCCGGGCCCTGCACGAGGCGGGCATCGAGGTGATCCTGGACGTGGTCTACAACCACACGGCCGAGGGCAACCACCTGGGCCCGACGCTGTCCTTCCGCGGGCTGGACAACGCCTCGTACTACCGGCTGTCGGACAACATGCGGCACTACACCGACACGACCGGCACCGGGAACTCGCTCCTGATGCGCTCCCCCCACGTGCTCCAGCTGATCATGGACTCGCTGCGCTACTGGGTCACCGAGATGCACGTGGACGGCTTCCGCTTCGATCTGGCGGCGACGCTGGCCCGCCAGTTCCACGAGGTGGACCGGCTGTCCTCGTTCTTCGACCTGGTGCAGCAGGATCCGGTGGTCAGCCAGGTGAAGCTGATCGCCGAGCCCTGGGACCTGGGCGAGGGCGGCTACCAGGTGGGCAACTTCCCGCCGCTGTGGACCGAGTGGAACGGCAAGTACCGGGACACCGTACGGGACTTGTGGCGCGGGCAGCCGCGCACGCTGGCGGAGTTCGCGGGCCGGCTCACCGGCTCCTCGGACCTGTACCAGGACGACGGGCGGCGCCCGCTGGCGTCCATCAACTTCACCACCTGCCACGACGGTTTCACCCTCCACGACCTCGTCTCGTATGACGAGAAGCACAACGAGGCCAACCGGGAGGGCAATCGGGACGGCGAGAGCCACAACCGGTCCTGGAACTGCGGGGCGGAGGGGCCGACGGAGGATCCGGAGATCCTGGAGCTGCGGGCCCGCCAGATGCGCAACTTCATCGCCACGCTGATGCTGTCGCAGGGGGTGCCGATGCTCAGCCACGGCGACGAGTTCGCCCGCACCCAGGGCGGCAACAACAACGCGTACTGCCAGGACAACGAACTGTCGTGGGTGCGCTGGCCCGAGCCGGGCAAACCGGCGCCCTCGCTGCTGGAGTTCACCCGGCAGATGGTGTGGCTGCGGCGCGACCACCCGGTCTTCCGGCGGCGCCGGTTCTTCCACGGCCGGCCGGTGGAGGGCACGCACGACGAGCTCTCGGACATCGCCTGGTTCACCCCGCACGGCGAGGAGATGCGGGCCCGCGACTGGCAGGCGCAGCACGCGCGGTCGCTGACGGTGTTCCTCAACGGGGAGGCGATCTCCGAGCCCGGCACCCGCGGGGAGCGGATCACCGACGACTCGTTCCTGCTGATGTTCAACGCGGGCGCCGATCCGCAGGACTTCACGGTCCCGGCGGGGCACGGGGCCGAGTGGCGCCTGGTCGTGGACACGGCGCGGGCGGACGTACTGCCACCCGGCACCGGGCCGCAGTACGCGGCCGGGGACCGGGTGGCTCTGACGGGGCGGTGTCTGGTGGTGCTTCAGCGCCCGGCGTAG
- a CDS encoding MFS transporter — protein sequence MVGTVNTYRRVIALTGPLLPLISFFARLPVAMSQFGSVLLVAQTSGSLATAGIVGGTLSAGQVVFGPVLGRLADRHGQRPVVLTAAAVNAVATAALVTGALAGLDSVPLAAIGAATGASVPLIGPLARTRSVALAHRARADESVVGAVHSLEGTLDEVSFVFGPALVGLAALVAHPAFALGGAAALVAVFASAYALHPTAAVTAGSPAPPRGERARGKRARGGQGRARQPAVVHAVRGSLALQGAMFGACQAGIAALTAQLGVPGQAGIVYAAMGVVSAAVGLALGALPARFGLRLRWRVATAAALVLSVPLLFTEALWPLYAVVTVLGAAYAPHLITAFALTERAVEPARLAESMAFAASSLVAGQAIALAVSGRLAEWYGPAGAFAVAVGAAALCLALALVTRVPADRRHGSAFVPAPPKASPAAGGSTAYAGR from the coding sequence GTGGTTGGAACCGTCAACACCTATCGAAGAGTCATCGCCCTGACCGGGCCCCTACTCCCCCTCATCTCGTTCTTCGCCCGACTGCCCGTCGCGATGTCCCAGTTCGGGAGCGTCCTGCTCGTTGCCCAGACCAGCGGCTCCCTCGCCACCGCCGGCATAGTGGGCGGCACCCTCTCGGCCGGCCAGGTGGTCTTCGGACCCGTCCTGGGCCGGCTCGCCGACCGCCACGGGCAGCGGCCCGTCGTCCTGACCGCAGCCGCGGTCAACGCCGTCGCCACCGCCGCCCTCGTCACCGGGGCCCTCGCGGGCCTCGACAGCGTCCCGCTCGCCGCGATCGGCGCCGCCACCGGCGCCTCCGTGCCGCTGATCGGACCCCTCGCCCGGACCCGTTCCGTCGCGCTGGCGCACCGCGCCCGGGCCGACGAGAGCGTGGTCGGCGCCGTCCACTCGCTCGAAGGCACCCTGGACGAGGTCTCGTTCGTCTTCGGACCCGCCCTCGTCGGACTCGCTGCGCTCGTCGCGCACCCGGCCTTCGCCCTCGGCGGCGCGGCCGCCCTCGTCGCCGTCTTCGCCAGCGCCTACGCCCTGCACCCGACCGCCGCCGTCACGGCCGGGTCCCCGGCGCCGCCGCGCGGCGAGCGGGCGCGGGGCAAGCGGGCGCGGGGCGGCCAGGGCCGCGCCCGCCAGCCCGCGGTGGTCCACGCCGTCCGCGGCTCCCTCGCCCTGCAGGGCGCCATGTTCGGCGCCTGCCAGGCCGGGATCGCCGCCCTCACCGCCCAGTTGGGCGTCCCCGGACAGGCCGGGATCGTGTACGCCGCCATGGGCGTGGTCAGTGCCGCCGTAGGCCTCGCCCTCGGCGCGCTGCCCGCGCGCTTCGGCCTGCGCCTGCGCTGGCGGGTGGCCACCGCGGCCGCGCTGGTGCTCTCGGTGCCGCTGCTGTTCACCGAGGCCCTGTGGCCGCTGTACGCGGTCGTCACCGTCCTCGGGGCCGCCTACGCCCCGCACCTGATCACCGCCTTCGCCCTCACCGAGCGGGCCGTGGAACCGGCCCGGCTCGCCGAGTCGATGGCCTTCGCCGCCAGCTCCCTGGTCGCCGGGCAGGCCATCGCCCTCGCCGTCTCCGGCCGCCTCGCCGAGTGGTACGGGCCCGCCGGGGCCTTCGCCGTGGCCGTCGGCGCCGCCGCACTGTGCCTGGCCCTCGCCCTCGTCACCCGGGTGCCCGCCGACCGCAGGCACGGCAGTGCCTTCGTCCCGGCGCCACCGAAGGCCTCCCCGGCAGCGGGCGGGAGCACCGCCTACGCCGGGCGCTGA
- the treY gene encoding malto-oligosyltrehalose synthase, whose translation MQPETDVPTPVTPASTYRLQLGPEFSFAAAGAAVPHLASLGVSHLHLSPVLEAVPGSAHGYDVTDHSRVRAELGGEEGLRELARLARAHGLGLVLDIVPNHMAVPTPLRLNRPLWEVLRHGPDSPYARWFDIDWEAGGGQLLLPVLAGPVDSCALEADGEVLRYGEQEFPLREGTGGLELPELLAAQWYRPAWWREARTDLNYRRFFTISELIGVRVEDPEVFTATHAKVLELVRDGVVEGLRIDHVDGLADPREYLRRLRAAAGEGCWVVVEKILAGHERLPPSWPVAGTTGYDALHRVDGVFTDPHGAAELALRYAEQTGTPQWERTAEASAREVLTCDLAAELATLERLAGPELKAAVTELLVSYPVYRPYPGDPEPAPQALERAAAVAGSAAVAGVRELLLRDPSFAARFAQTSAALRAKSLEDRAFYRYAPLLSATEVGGDPGRPAVPPREFHAYCAALERDWPGSGTVLSTHDTKRSADVRARIAVLSQAPHLMDPAAGPDAQLAWVARQTALGLGEVPQAAPRLAGALLKAVREAALRTSWTEPDEAYEATVAGYAPRPLDLPPELAEAARANLLGMALLHLAMPGVPEVYQGAETEYRALVDPDNRRPAEFPRRALARLDAGAAPRDPAEEKLALTAALLRLRRNRPGLFTGYAPLTARGPAAEHCLAFARPPGLVAVATRLSHRLAGAGGWRDTVLPLPPGRWTPLPVADGAHGLHGSRGAHGASYEGEVPLAGLLDALPVGVLLRDD comes from the coding sequence ATGCAACCGGAAACTGATGTTCCGACACCTGTCACTCCGGCGTCGACCTACCGCCTCCAGCTCGGTCCCGAGTTCTCCTTCGCGGCGGCCGGGGCGGCCGTACCGCACCTGGCCTCCCTCGGCGTGTCACACCTGCACCTCTCCCCCGTACTGGAGGCGGTGCCCGGCTCGGCCCACGGGTACGACGTCACCGACCACTCCCGGGTCAGGGCCGAGCTCGGCGGCGAGGAGGGCCTGCGGGAGCTGGCCCGCCTCGCCCGGGCGCACGGGCTCGGACTGGTGCTCGACATCGTGCCCAACCACATGGCGGTACCGACGCCGCTGCGGCTGAACCGGCCCCTGTGGGAGGTGCTGCGGCACGGGCCGGACTCCCCGTACGCCCGGTGGTTCGACATCGACTGGGAGGCGGGCGGCGGACAGCTGCTGCTGCCGGTGCTCGCCGGCCCGGTGGACTCCTGCGCGCTGGAGGCCGACGGGGAGGTCCTGCGGTACGGGGAGCAGGAGTTCCCGCTGCGCGAAGGGACCGGCGGACTGGAGCTGCCCGAGCTGCTGGCCGCGCAGTGGTACCGCCCGGCCTGGTGGCGGGAGGCCCGTACCGACCTCAACTACCGGCGGTTCTTCACCATTTCGGAGCTGATCGGGGTGCGGGTGGAGGACCCGGAGGTGTTCACGGCCACCCATGCGAAGGTGCTGGAACTGGTCCGCGACGGGGTCGTGGAGGGCCTGCGGATCGACCACGTGGACGGTCTGGCCGATCCGCGGGAGTACCTGCGGCGGCTGCGGGCCGCGGCCGGCGAGGGCTGCTGGGTGGTGGTGGAGAAGATCCTGGCCGGGCACGAACGACTGCCTCCCTCCTGGCCGGTGGCGGGAACCACCGGGTACGACGCGCTGCACCGGGTGGACGGGGTGTTCACGGACCCGCACGGCGCCGCCGAACTGGCGCTGCGCTACGCGGAGCAGACCGGGACCCCGCAGTGGGAGCGGACCGCCGAGGCAAGCGCCCGCGAGGTGCTGACCTGCGACCTGGCCGCCGAACTGGCTACGCTGGAGCGGCTGGCCGGACCGGAACTGAAGGCAGCCGTCACGGAGTTGCTGGTCTCCTACCCCGTCTACCGGCCCTACCCCGGCGACCCGGAGCCCGCGCCACAGGCCCTGGAGCGGGCCGCCGCGGTGGCGGGATCGGCCGCGGTGGCGGGCGTACGGGAACTGCTGCTGCGGGACCCCTCCTTCGCCGCCCGCTTCGCCCAGACCTCGGCGGCCCTGCGCGCCAAGTCCCTGGAGGACCGGGCCTTCTACCGGTACGCGCCCCTGCTGTCGGCCACCGAGGTCGGCGGGGATCCCGGCCGCCCGGCCGTACCCCCGCGGGAGTTCCACGCCTACTGCGCCGCGCTCGAACGGGACTGGCCCGGCTCCGGGACGGTGCTCTCGACGCACGACACCAAACGCAGCGCCGACGTCCGGGCCCGCATCGCGGTGCTCTCGCAGGCCCCGCACCTCATGGACCCTGCCGCCGGCCCGGATGCCCAGCTCGCCTGGGTGGCCCGGCAGACCGCGCTGGGCCTCGGCGAGGTCCCGCAGGCCGCGCCCCGGCTGGCCGGAGCCCTGCTCAAGGCGGTCCGCGAGGCAGCCCTGCGCACCAGCTGGACCGAGCCCGACGAGGCCTACGAGGCGACCGTCGCCGGGTACGCCCCGCGCCCCCTCGACCTGCCGCCCGAGCTCGCGGAGGCGGCCCGCGCCAACCTCCTCGGCATGGCCCTGCTGCACCTGGCGATGCCCGGGGTCCCCGAGGTCTACCAGGGCGCCGAGACGGAGTACCGGGCCCTGGTCGACCCGGACAACCGCCGCCCGGCCGAGTTCCCGCGCCGGGCGCTGGCCCGGCTGGACGCGGGGGCCGCGCCCCGGGACCCGGCCGAGGAGAAGCTGGCCCTGACCGCCGCCCTGCTGCGGCTGCGCCGGAACCGGCCCGGCCTGTTCACCGGCTACGCCCCCCTGACCGCCCGGGGCCCGGCCGCGGAGCACTGCCTGGCCTTCGCCCGCCCGCCGGGGCTGGTCGCGGTGGCCACGCGGCTCTCGCACCGGCTGGCCGGGGCGGGGGGCTGGCGGGACACCGTCCTGCCGCTGCCGCCCGGACGGTGGACGCCGCTGCCGGTGGCCGACGGCGCGCACGGGCTGCACGGGTCGCGCGGCGCGCACGGGGCCTCGTACGAGGGCGAGGTGCCGCTGGCCGGACTGCTCGACGCCCTGCCCGTCGGGGTCCTGCTCCGCGACGACTAG
- a CDS encoding M14 family zinc carboxypeptidase, with protein MTLLRDMCYPTPHELALAARALADEHPGLVRLRQAGTSRGGQPLWVLSVAAADAAVNGLPGQGQARGQAQGHGHGAGRNVLVVAGAHANEPVGGATALSLARRLIHDPAPRAGCGWHFLLCADPDGAALHRTPRPYSLLDYHRNFFRPPGPEQPEWAPSLLPPDRLPPETLALTALIDELRPVLQVSLHATDLGGSWVQLTRDIPGLAEPFAKSAAELRIPVETGASDAAGWPSPGPGIYVIPEPGSEAAGAFHPEDTRLSTWYHAHRYAGTTAIVEVPMWASDLVDDPAPHPDPRGALRVLAGRLTEDAALVAGVRELIRGAEPPPHRDPDAAPLLRAVDWTLALIPRIALEWSGRGAPAEATAAYIAGIDAFGRRLSLRAAAMLLRVLRTRGHPAAPTLDRLVTGWCEGFTARFQARWVPVATQVEHQSRTVLAAYARLVDPEPGPGTRPPGPAPAEPQAAAPPAVQDAAGPTARP; from the coding sequence GTGACTCTCCTCCGCGACATGTGCTATCCCACCCCTCATGAACTCGCCCTGGCCGCCCGCGCCCTGGCGGACGAACACCCCGGCCTGGTCCGGCTGCGGCAGGCCGGAACCTCCCGGGGCGGGCAGCCGCTCTGGGTGCTGTCCGTCGCCGCCGCCGACGCCGCGGTCAACGGCCTGCCCGGGCAAGGGCAGGCGCGGGGCCAGGCGCAAGGGCACGGGCACGGGGCCGGACGCAATGTCCTGGTCGTCGCCGGGGCCCACGCGAACGAGCCCGTCGGCGGGGCCACCGCACTGTCCCTGGCCCGCCGGCTCATCCACGACCCGGCGCCGCGCGCCGGCTGCGGCTGGCACTTCCTGCTCTGCGCCGACCCGGACGGCGCGGCCCTGCACCGCACGCCCCGCCCCTATTCGCTGCTCGACTACCACCGCAACTTCTTCCGGCCCCCCGGGCCCGAACAGCCGGAGTGGGCGCCGTCTTTACTGCCCCCGGACCGGCTGCCGCCCGAGACCCTGGCCCTGACCGCCCTCATCGACGAGCTGCGGCCCGTCCTCCAGGTGTCCCTGCACGCGACGGACCTCGGCGGGTCCTGGGTGCAGCTGACCCGCGACATACCCGGCCTCGCCGAGCCCTTCGCGAAATCGGCCGCGGAACTGCGCATCCCGGTGGAGACCGGCGCCTCGGACGCGGCCGGCTGGCCCTCCCCCGGGCCCGGGATCTACGTGATCCCGGAGCCGGGGAGCGAGGCCGCCGGAGCCTTCCACCCGGAGGACACCCGGCTCAGCACCTGGTACCACGCCCACCGGTACGCCGGTACCACCGCCATCGTCGAGGTCCCCATGTGGGCCTCCGACCTGGTGGACGATCCCGCCCCGCACCCCGACCCGCGCGGCGCCCTGCGCGTTCTGGCCGGCCGGCTCACCGAGGACGCCGCGCTGGTGGCCGGGGTGCGGGAGCTGATCCGGGGCGCCGAGCCGCCGCCGCACCGGGACCCCGACGCGGCGCCGCTGCTGCGCGCGGTGGACTGGACGCTCGCGCTGATCCCCCGGATCGCCCTGGAGTGGAGCGGCCGCGGAGCGCCCGCGGAGGCCACGGCCGCGTACATCGCCGGGATCGACGCCTTCGGGCGCCGCCTGTCGCTGCGCGCCGCCGCGATGCTGCTACGGGTGCTGCGGACGCGGGGCCATCCGGCGGCGCCCACGCTCGACCGGCTCGTCACCGGCTGGTGCGAGGGGTTCACGGCCCGGTTCCAGGCGCGCTGGGTGCCCGTGGCCACCCAGGTGGAACACCAGTCCCGGACGGTGCTGGCCGCGTACGCGCGCCTCGTGGATCCCGAGCCCGGTCCCGGGACCCGGCCCCCGGGACCGGCCCCGGCGGAACCACAGGCCGCGGCCCCGCCGGCCGTTCAGGACGCGGCCGGGCCCACGGCCAGACCGTAA